From the genome of Tautonia marina, one region includes:
- a CDS encoding alpha/beta fold hydrolase, with amino-acid sequence MIAPTTRRIHTSDGYPLHVSSWNPEGSPQAICVILHGVQSHAGWYHRLGRTLAESGIEAHFPDRRGSGSNHQDRGHCPSSGRLIQDVIEVCREVRQDRQSLPVILGGISWGGKLVVTSAARQPELIHGIALICPGLEPRVGVSTAERLRIAAAFFVRRKAHFPIPLADPALFTANPEAQDFIAKDPLSLRTATAALLAASTFLDRKARRAPSSVKQPCLLMLAEHDRIVDNTRTRAYVQRLKSPDKTIIEYPNAHHTLEFEPDPSRYAYDFIDWIKTRWMPQHQADQVGSP; translated from the coding sequence ATGATTGCGCCGACAACGCGACGGATTCACACCTCGGACGGTTATCCGCTTCATGTCTCAAGCTGGAATCCGGAGGGCTCACCTCAGGCGATCTGCGTCATCCTTCATGGGGTCCAGAGCCATGCCGGTTGGTATCATCGCCTCGGGAGAACACTGGCCGAGTCAGGAATCGAAGCTCACTTTCCGGATCGCCGCGGCTCAGGATCGAATCATCAGGATCGGGGCCACTGTCCATCGTCCGGACGACTGATTCAGGATGTCATTGAAGTTTGCCGAGAGGTCCGGCAGGATCGGCAATCGCTCCCGGTCATCCTTGGCGGCATCAGTTGGGGAGGCAAGCTGGTCGTGACCTCAGCGGCCCGCCAGCCGGAGTTGATCCACGGGATCGCTTTGATCTGCCCGGGACTCGAACCTCGGGTTGGGGTCTCCACCGCCGAGCGCCTCCGCATTGCTGCGGCCTTTTTCGTGAGAAGAAAAGCTCATTTCCCCATACCTTTGGCGGATCCCGCCCTGTTCACGGCCAATCCCGAGGCCCAGGACTTCATCGCCAAAGATCCTCTGAGTCTCCGGACTGCGACCGCGGCCCTTCTTGCAGCCAGTACGTTCCTCGATCGGAAGGCCCGACGAGCCCCCTCCAGCGTCAAACAACCCTGCCTCCTCATGCTCGCCGAACACGACCGAATCGTCGACAACACGCGCACAAGGGCCTACGTTCAACGGCTCAAAAGCCCGGACAAGACGATCATCGAATATCCCAACGCCCATCACACGCTCGAATTCGAGCCCGATCCCAGCCGATACGCATACGATTTTATCGACTGGATCAAGACGCGTTGGATGCCGCAGCATCAGGCCGATCAGGTCGGCTCTCCCTGA
- a CDS encoding class II fumarate hydratase yields the protein MSSDQTRVEKDSMGSMEVPSDAYYGAQTRRAELNFPISGLRMPRAMIRSLGLIKKAAAQVNRDLGLLDPKLAEAIVSAADAVAAGRHDDQFVVDVFQTGSGTSSNMNTNEVIAGVANEALTGQRGGKSPVHPNDHVNYGQSSNDVFPTAIHLAALEGIERQLIPAMGELGLRLKQKAEELDGVVKIGRTHLQDAVPIRLGQEISGFAAQVDHSIRRLSAVRDALGELAIGGTAVGTGLNTHEEFPERMAAKLSEELGLSFRPAANHFEAMTNKDAAVEASAACKTVAISLSNMANQIRWLASGPRCGIGELRIPELQPGSSIMPGKVNPVIPEAVMMVSAQVVGNDATIGWANALGSNFELNVMMPVLAYNLLQSISLLTSAAQVLASRCVQVDAEVVVFGEVRGLEANVERCNALIEQSLAMCTALAPRIGYDAAAAVAKVASKTGRNVRDVVNDLVGKPASDYEAILGVAASPAAQSMGPLRQDEVDQLLDPMRQTHRGTGG from the coding sequence GTGTCGAGCGATCAGACCCGGGTGGAAAAGGATTCGATGGGGAGCATGGAGGTTCCCAGCGACGCCTATTACGGGGCTCAGACCCGTCGGGCCGAGTTGAATTTTCCAATCAGCGGCCTCCGAATGCCTCGCGCGATGATTCGATCGCTCGGGCTCATCAAGAAGGCCGCCGCCCAGGTGAATCGGGATCTCGGGTTGCTCGACCCGAAGCTGGCCGAGGCGATCGTCTCGGCTGCTGATGCGGTGGCCGCCGGCAGGCACGATGACCAGTTTGTCGTCGATGTGTTCCAGACCGGCAGCGGCACCTCGTCGAACATGAATACCAACGAGGTCATCGCGGGGGTTGCCAATGAGGCTCTGACCGGGCAACGCGGTGGAAAGAGTCCGGTCCATCCCAACGACCACGTCAACTATGGTCAGTCGTCAAATGACGTCTTTCCGACGGCGATCCACCTGGCGGCGCTGGAGGGAATCGAGCGTCAGTTGATTCCGGCGATGGGCGAACTGGGCCTTCGGTTGAAGCAGAAAGCCGAGGAACTGGACGGAGTCGTGAAGATCGGCCGGACTCACCTGCAAGACGCGGTGCCGATCCGGCTTGGACAGGAAATCTCGGGATTCGCCGCCCAGGTGGACCACTCAATCCGCCGACTCTCGGCCGTTCGGGACGCACTCGGCGAACTAGCGATTGGTGGAACCGCCGTTGGGACCGGTCTGAATACGCATGAGGAATTCCCGGAGCGAATGGCCGCGAAGCTGTCCGAGGAACTCGGCCTGTCCTTCCGCCCGGCGGCGAACCACTTCGAGGCGATGACGAACAAGGACGCAGCCGTCGAGGCGTCGGCGGCGTGCAAGACGGTTGCCATCAGCCTGTCGAACATGGCGAATCAGATCCGATGGCTCGCCTCGGGACCTCGTTGCGGGATTGGCGAGCTGAGGATTCCCGAGCTTCAGCCGGGCAGTTCGATCATGCCGGGGAAAGTGAACCCGGTGATTCCAGAGGCCGTGATGATGGTGTCGGCCCAGGTGGTCGGCAACGACGCGACCATCGGATGGGCCAATGCGCTGGGCTCGAATTTTGAACTCAACGTGATGATGCCAGTCCTGGCCTACAACTTGCTGCAGTCCATCTCCTTGCTCACGAGCGCGGCTCAGGTGCTGGCAAGCCGTTGTGTTCAGGTCGATGCGGAGGTGGTCGTCTTTGGAGAGGTCCGAGGGCTGGAAGCGAACGTGGAGCGTTGCAACGCCCTGATCGAACAAAGCCTGGCCATGTGCACCGCCCTTGCTCCTCGAATCGGCTACGACGCGGCGGCGGCGGTCGCCAAGGTGGCGTCGAAAACCGGTCGGAATGTGCGGGACGTGGTCAACGATCTTGTCGGGAAACCTGCCTCGGATTACGAAGCGATTTTGGGAGTGGCCGCATCTCCGGCGGCTCAATCGATGGGGCCTCTCCGTCAGGATGAGGTCGATCAACTGCTCGATCCGATGCGGCAGACACACCGAGGAACGGGTGGCTGA
- a CDS encoding UDP-2,3-diacylglucosamine diphosphatase has product MTDLHVEPTGDHQRPFDCLVISDLHLGSDVCQARLLEEFLEWAAEQTRELVINGDIFDDLNFKRLSKRHFACLRSIRRHSDRDDLRLTWIRGNHDGAADVISHLVGVDFLDEYVFDNGEIRLLILHGDQFDHFITKYKWMTSIACGLFYVIQKWVPHRAARWIRRISKRFQRNSEVVRDGAVEYARSKSCDHVTCGHTHAPLESVIHGIQYVNSGTWTEHPPCPFVAVKGNRMWLEQWPLTDLQSASTESDQTKRATASGASDR; this is encoded by the coding sequence ATGACCGATCTTCACGTTGAACCGACGGGTGATCATCAACGACCTTTTGACTGTCTGGTCATTAGTGATCTGCATCTCGGGAGTGATGTGTGCCAGGCCCGATTGCTCGAAGAATTTCTCGAATGGGCCGCGGAACAAACGCGTGAGCTTGTCATTAACGGCGACATCTTTGATGACCTGAATTTCAAGCGGCTCAGCAAACGCCATTTTGCGTGCCTGAGGAGCATTCGCAGGCACTCGGATCGGGACGATCTGCGACTCACCTGGATTCGGGGTAACCACGATGGTGCGGCGGACGTGATCAGTCATCTGGTTGGAGTGGATTTTCTCGACGAATATGTGTTCGACAATGGGGAAATTCGGTTGCTCATCCTTCATGGAGATCAGTTTGATCATTTTATCACGAAGTATAAATGGATGACGTCCATTGCGTGCGGTCTTTTCTACGTGATCCAGAAGTGGGTTCCACACCGAGCTGCTCGGTGGATCCGGCGCATTTCGAAGCGGTTTCAGCGCAATAGCGAGGTGGTGCGTGATGGAGCCGTGGAGTATGCCCGTTCGAAGTCCTGTGATCACGTGACCTGTGGACACACCCACGCCCCGCTTGAGAGCGTGATTCATGGGATTCAGTATGTGAACAGCGGAACCTGGACCGAGCATCCCCCCTGCCCGTTTGTCGCAGTCAAGGGGAATCGGATGTGGTTGGAGCAATGGCCCCTCACTGATCTTCAATCCGCTTCGACCGAGTCGGACCAAACAAAGCGCGCGACGGCGTCGGGGGCAAGTGATCGTTAA
- a CDS encoding DEAD/DEAH box helicase yields the protein MWALPPVRDWFLETFETPTRAQREGWPAIASGRHTLICAPTGTGKTLAAFLAGLNLIWKASPCEGVKILYVSPLKALNSDVAVNLEVPLSGIVKMAERMRTPLRPLSVGVRTGDTSPSERRLQLKRPPDILITTPESLHLILTSRQRETLGTVSHVIVDEIHELCSRKRGVSLAILLERLSRLTTRDCVRIGLSATLNPVEEVGAFLGGWNTIESASGRRRNVSRPVSIIDAGSSQSVDLTVRSINRSASTAEGHDLDHQLLDQIRAHRSTLIFVNHRAEVERLTTRLNALLSQKKPSQDAQAARTEIRSHHGSLSLEQRRETEAFLKEGSLAAVVATASLELGIDIGSIDQVCQVGSPGSVARGLQRVGRAGHSVTEVTRACLFARTDSERLELVALADAMREGVVEPLRLPERCLDVLAQQILACVAIESWEVHALFEFIKQAHPYRNLSWEEFEAVLTMLSGRSSATDVRDLRARIHWDRVSQRLEPLPATQRLAVQGGNTIPDTGQLPVVLDGGTRLGELDEDFVIERRVGDVIQLGTSTWVIRSIDSKRVLVGPAEGRSAIVPFWRGEGLGRSGLLGSRLGALRRSIESCVKDDACGDWVAERFELSNELSRQLVAIIRRQIESVGCVPTDEQVLVESFHDESSLLNVLIQTPLGSRFHLALKFLIQGWHRDRLGFVPVCYHADDGLLIQLPGMTSLNETLFNDLCSASCESTLIRELWESPLFQLRFRQVTNRALPMVGVGLMARAPLWFQRHRAERLFEAILEDPDHPLIRETIRECLSEDLDLAGLQTFLQKLGKGHISVETVPLGMPLSPFASELFHQISGRLRTQTRRPSRRRGRFRAESFRKADVLEPSIPELVIGSIEPSAVDRVNSRLRGRTYPPRTAEEMAELLRFCGDFDENEINQSLIMFLKELRNRGLALRIEIDGATDPLRWITSEALLLYETAFDVECLDSHAIRSKGENLERFSKDQAGVRIVQSYVRSHAVVTLDQIVARYGIPVSRTQRILNRLARSGEVISLGRSSETEPERWVERRNLDDLQRFTMALRRKESISVDPETFAEVLLRHHCLDQASQVPGPEVQEPLLRRLAGFPAPIAFWETDVLLRRMNVSNPSVLDQFLRTEQWHWRCVLESGNERFLTLVPPDFPGPWTVVDSEPLSSDAEILLSLLHSRGNLDTDELVAISKIDPRVVKSSLEELWTRGFVGGDRLDPIRGADRVRRSPTPKSRGTWSAGGSRPRRGGVRSGGWGCLGVKWVAFARSDALGFSEGASLEDWVRVLLDRYGVLCKETAKLDRWAPSWSSLREALDLAELRGEVRRGYFVSGLSGVQFATESFIEALRTPRKEDQTASPLLISAIDPANLYGVGAPFSLPAQEGSGIRFTRSTSNHLVLLNGRPLILSENYARRLTVLPWANDEAIEKALSMFRDLAGPGRCVLKVQEINGQPALESRYAEPLLRAGFVRNPPGMAYYAGWSHSPSA from the coding sequence ATGTGGGCGTTGCCACCGGTCCGCGACTGGTTTCTGGAAACCTTCGAAACACCGACGAGGGCACAACGCGAGGGGTGGCCTGCGATTGCATCCGGTCGGCACACATTGATCTGTGCGCCGACCGGAACAGGCAAGACACTGGCGGCATTTCTCGCGGGGCTGAATCTGATCTGGAAGGCTTCGCCGTGTGAAGGAGTCAAAATTCTTTATGTTTCACCGTTGAAGGCGTTGAATTCCGATGTGGCAGTGAACCTGGAAGTGCCGCTTTCGGGGATTGTCAAGATGGCTGAGCGGATGCGAACACCGCTCCGGCCCTTGAGCGTGGGGGTTCGAACGGGTGATACGTCACCCTCGGAACGACGGCTTCAACTGAAACGCCCACCCGACATTCTGATCACGACTCCGGAATCGCTTCACCTGATTCTTACGAGCCGACAGCGAGAGACCCTTGGGACGGTCTCCCACGTAATCGTGGATGAGATTCACGAGCTTTGTTCCAGAAAGCGAGGCGTGAGTCTGGCGATTTTGCTGGAACGACTCTCACGTCTGACGACTCGTGACTGTGTTCGAATTGGGTTGTCGGCAACGCTCAACCCGGTCGAGGAGGTGGGGGCGTTTCTCGGAGGATGGAACACGATTGAATCGGCTTCGGGTCGACGACGAAACGTTTCTCGGCCGGTCTCGATTATCGATGCGGGGAGTTCCCAATCGGTCGATCTCACGGTGCGATCCATCAACCGCTCGGCCTCGACCGCCGAGGGCCATGACCTGGACCATCAGTTGCTTGATCAGATTCGCGCTCATCGATCGACACTGATTTTCGTCAATCACCGAGCGGAGGTGGAACGCCTGACGACCCGACTGAACGCCCTTCTGTCGCAGAAAAAACCCTCTCAGGACGCGCAGGCCGCTCGAACGGAGATTCGGTCGCATCACGGGAGTTTGAGTCTGGAGCAGCGTCGAGAGACGGAAGCGTTCCTGAAAGAAGGCTCACTCGCAGCAGTTGTGGCCACGGCTTCTCTGGAGTTGGGTATTGATATTGGCTCGATCGATCAGGTGTGTCAGGTCGGCTCTCCTGGTAGCGTTGCGAGAGGACTTCAACGTGTGGGGAGAGCGGGTCACTCGGTCACCGAAGTGACTCGGGCCTGCCTCTTTGCAAGGACGGATTCCGAGCGACTCGAATTGGTTGCGCTTGCTGATGCGATGCGCGAGGGAGTCGTTGAACCTCTGAGACTCCCTGAGCGATGTCTCGATGTGCTTGCTCAACAGATCCTGGCATGCGTTGCGATCGAATCCTGGGAGGTTCACGCTCTTTTTGAATTCATCAAGCAGGCACATCCTTATCGAAACCTCTCCTGGGAGGAGTTCGAAGCGGTCCTGACAATGCTTTCCGGGCGATCGAGTGCCACCGACGTGCGCGACCTCCGTGCCAGGATTCACTGGGATCGCGTTTCCCAACGTCTTGAGCCCTTGCCGGCAACACAACGGCTCGCTGTTCAGGGGGGAAACACGATTCCAGACACCGGACAGCTTCCCGTTGTGCTTGACGGAGGGACCCGGCTTGGGGAGTTGGACGAAGACTTCGTCATCGAGCGACGCGTGGGGGATGTGATTCAGTTAGGAACATCGACGTGGGTCATTCGATCGATCGACTCGAAACGTGTTCTGGTCGGTCCGGCGGAGGGACGATCGGCGATCGTTCCCTTCTGGAGAGGGGAGGGGTTGGGGCGGTCAGGTCTGCTGGGATCTCGGCTCGGAGCGCTTCGGAGATCGATTGAATCCTGTGTGAAGGATGACGCGTGTGGTGATTGGGTGGCGGAGCGATTCGAGCTCAGCAACGAGCTATCTCGGCAGTTGGTTGCGATCATCAGGCGACAGATTGAATCGGTTGGATGTGTTCCGACGGATGAGCAAGTCCTTGTCGAGTCCTTTCATGACGAGTCGAGTCTCCTGAATGTGCTGATTCAGACGCCGTTGGGAAGCCGCTTCCATCTGGCCCTGAAGTTTTTAATTCAAGGGTGGCATCGCGATCGGCTCGGGTTTGTCCCCGTGTGTTATCACGCCGATGATGGGCTTCTCATTCAGCTTCCAGGCATGACATCGCTGAATGAAACCCTTTTCAACGACCTTTGTTCGGCAAGTTGTGAGAGCACGCTCATTCGAGAACTCTGGGAGAGTCCCCTGTTCCAGCTGCGGTTTCGCCAGGTGACGAACCGAGCCTTACCGATGGTGGGGGTCGGTTTAATGGCTCGGGCGCCCCTCTGGTTCCAACGTCACCGCGCAGAACGGTTGTTCGAGGCGATTCTCGAGGACCCTGACCATCCCTTGATTCGTGAAACGATTCGCGAATGCCTTTCGGAGGATCTCGATCTCGCAGGGCTTCAGACCTTTCTCCAGAAGCTCGGAAAAGGCCACATCTCGGTTGAAACCGTGCCCCTTGGGATGCCCCTTTCTCCTTTTGCCTCGGAACTGTTCCATCAGATCTCCGGGAGATTGCGAACACAGACCAGGCGGCCGTCGAGGCGTCGGGGGCGTTTCCGGGCCGAATCGTTCCGGAAAGCAGACGTCCTAGAACCATCGATCCCCGAGTTGGTGATCGGATCGATCGAACCTAGTGCGGTTGATCGTGTAAATTCCCGGCTGCGGGGTCGGACCTATCCTCCTCGAACCGCAGAGGAGATGGCGGAGTTGCTCCGGTTTTGTGGAGATTTCGATGAAAATGAGATTAACCAGTCTTTGATCATGTTTCTTAAGGAATTACGTAATCGAGGACTGGCGCTCCGAATCGAGATCGATGGGGCGACAGATCCTCTGCGATGGATCACGTCCGAGGCGCTCCTACTTTATGAGACGGCGTTTGACGTGGAGTGTCTCGACAGTCATGCCATCCGCTCGAAGGGTGAAAATCTGGAGCGGTTCTCAAAAGATCAGGCTGGGGTCAGGATCGTTCAGTCCTACGTTCGATCACACGCAGTGGTCACCCTCGATCAGATTGTGGCTCGATATGGGATCCCGGTTTCGCGAACTCAACGGATTCTCAACAGGCTTGCACGATCGGGTGAGGTGATCTCCCTGGGCCGTTCGAGTGAAACGGAGCCTGAACGCTGGGTCGAGCGACGGAACCTGGACGATCTTCAGCGCTTCACGATGGCATTGCGACGAAAGGAATCGATCTCCGTCGATCCGGAAACTTTTGCAGAGGTGCTTCTCCGTCATCATTGTCTCGATCAAGCATCCCAAGTTCCAGGTCCCGAGGTTCAGGAACCATTGCTTCGACGGCTGGCGGGATTCCCGGCGCCAATCGCGTTCTGGGAGACCGACGTACTGTTGAGGAGAATGAATGTTTCGAATCCGAGCGTCCTCGATCAGTTCTTGAGAACCGAGCAATGGCACTGGCGTTGTGTCTTGGAATCTGGAAATGAACGCTTTCTCACGCTTGTGCCACCTGATTTTCCGGGGCCCTGGACGGTAGTGGATTCAGAACCATTGTCTTCGGATGCAGAGATTTTGTTGTCGTTGCTGCACTCGCGAGGAAACCTTGACACCGATGAGCTTGTTGCAATCAGTAAAATCGATCCGAGGGTTGTGAAAAGTTCACTTGAGGAATTGTGGACACGAGGGTTTGTCGGAGGCGATCGTCTTGATCCAATTCGAGGGGCGGATCGTGTCCGGCGTTCCCCGACACCGAAGTCCCGGGGAACTTGGTCTGCGGGGGGCTCGCGACCTCGTCGCGGGGGAGTCCGATCAGGGGGTTGGGGATGTCTCGGCGTCAAGTGGGTAGCATTCGCACGTTCGGATGCCTTGGGTTTCTCGGAAGGTGCGTCGCTTGAGGATTGGGTCCGAGTGCTTCTGGATCGTTACGGGGTTCTGTGCAAAGAGACAGCGAAACTTGATCGCTGGGCTCCTTCCTGGTCATCGCTCAGAGAGGCGCTGGATCTGGCTGAATTGCGCGGCGAGGTTCGGAGGGGCTATTTTGTGTCAGGACTCTCGGGGGTGCAGTTCGCAACAGAGTCCTTCATCGAGGCGCTTCGAACGCCTCGGAAGGAGGATCAGACTGCCTCTCCTCTGCTGATCTCTGCCATCGATCCCGCGAATCTCTATGGGGTCGGCGCGCCCTTTTCGTTGCCGGCTCAGGAGGGATCGGGGATTCGATTCACTCGGTCAACCTCGAACCATCTCGTGCTGCTCAATGGGCGTCCGTTAATTCTGTCGGAGAATTATGCGCGAAGACTTACGGTGCTTCCGTGGGCGAATGATGAAGCAATCGAGAAGGCATTAAGCATGTTCAGGGATTTGGCCGGTCCTGGAAGGTGCGTGCTCAAGGTTCAGGAGATCAACGGGCAGCCTGCTCTGGAAAGTCGTTATGCGGAGCCTTTACTTCGGGCCGGTTTCGTGCGGAATCCGCCTGGCATGGCCTATTATGCGGGGTGGTCACACAGCCCGTCCGCATGA
- a CDS encoding sulfatase, whose translation MIRMLPVVLIGFLCGVSSGVETVESPNVVFILVDDLGVMDLEPYHPETFYETPNLSRLAARSMRFTQGYAANPVCSPTRYSLMTGKYPSRVGATNWFSGVREGRFRPAPLNAVMPLEEYTLAEALKDAGYRTAFLGKWHLGPTDDFGPKAQGFDVNVGGFRAGSPPGGYFAPYRNPHLEDGPDGEYLTNRLAEETTELIRQFKDDRFFIYLSFYSVHTPLQAPDDLVEQYQRKAARLDVSDAERFASEEQVWPDAGPRRVRVVQDHPTYAAMVQSMDDAVGRILDQLDQLGLSENTVVCFMSDNGGLSTSEGSPTSNLPYRGGKGWLYEGGIREPYLIAWPGVTDTGGTCDVPVISTDFYPTLLEILGLPLIPDQHKDGLSLVPLLKGEEDSFRREALFWHYPHYSNQGGFPGGAIRSGNSKLIERYEDGRIHLYDLAQDPGEQHDLAADRPELAEALRNRLHSWYEEVGAEFLRAREGGPEPWRP comes from the coding sequence ATGATTCGAATGCTGCCAGTGGTTCTGATCGGGTTCCTCTGCGGGGTTTCCTCAGGGGTAGAGACGGTCGAATCGCCGAATGTTGTGTTCATCCTGGTTGATGATCTCGGCGTGATGGACCTTGAGCCGTACCACCCGGAGACCTTTTACGAGACGCCGAATCTGAGCCGATTGGCGGCGCGTTCCATGAGGTTCACCCAGGGATACGCTGCCAACCCGGTTTGCAGCCCAACACGATATAGTTTGATGACGGGAAAGTATCCGAGCCGGGTTGGGGCGACCAACTGGTTTTCCGGAGTCAGGGAAGGACGGTTTCGGCCTGCGCCTCTAAATGCCGTGATGCCGCTGGAAGAATACACGCTCGCAGAAGCCTTGAAGGATGCCGGCTACCGAACGGCGTTTCTGGGGAAATGGCATCTTGGTCCTACCGATGACTTCGGACCAAAGGCGCAGGGGTTCGACGTGAATGTCGGCGGGTTTCGAGCAGGATCACCTCCGGGGGGATACTTCGCTCCGTATCGGAACCCTCATCTCGAAGATGGTCCCGACGGTGAATATCTGACGAATCGACTGGCAGAGGAAACGACGGAGCTGATCCGTCAATTCAAGGACGATCGGTTTTTTATTTATCTTTCCTTTTATTCTGTTCACACTCCGCTCCAGGCGCCGGACGATCTGGTGGAACAGTATCAGAGGAAAGCGGCTCGCCTGGATGTGAGCGATGCCGAACGGTTTGCTTCGGAGGAGCAAGTCTGGCCGGATGCCGGTCCGCGTCGCGTACGAGTGGTGCAAGACCACCCAACTTACGCGGCCATGGTTCAGAGCATGGATGACGCGGTCGGGCGCATTCTGGATCAACTCGACCAGTTGGGACTGAGTGAGAACACCGTTGTGTGTTTCATGTCCGACAATGGCGGTCTCTCGACGTCGGAAGGCTCTCCGACTTCGAACCTTCCCTACCGAGGAGGAAAGGGTTGGCTGTACGAAGGAGGGATCCGCGAACCGTATCTGATTGCCTGGCCCGGAGTGACGGACACGGGTGGGACGTGTGACGTTCCTGTGATCAGCACAGACTTTTATCCGACTTTACTTGAGATCTTGGGACTGCCCTTGATTCCGGATCAACACAAGGATGGGCTCAGCTTGGTGCCATTACTCAAGGGAGAGGAGGATTCGTTCCGTCGCGAAGCCTTGTTCTGGCACTACCCGCATTACTCGAATCAAGGGGGATTTCCGGGAGGAGCCATCCGATCCGGGAACTCCAAGTTGATTGAACGATACGAAGATGGACGGATTCATCTTTATGACCTCGCGCAAGATCCGGGCGAGCAACACGACCTGGCTGCCGACCGCCCTGAGTTGGCAGAAGCCCTGCGGAACCGATTGCATTCCTGGTATGAAGAGGTGGGAGCGGAATTTCTCCGGGCTCGAGAAGGTGGACCGGAACCGTGGCGGCCTTGA
- a CDS encoding dihydrolipoyl dehydrogenase family protein, translating into MYDLVVLGGGSGGLNVAGAAAAVGAKVALIEANRLGGECTFTACVPSKALIHAADLARRIRLASRYGITAGAPEIDFGSVMDRVRSVVSSFSASDVDAMRARGVEVIFGRARFDAYDTVLVGETRRIHGRAFVIATGSRPAMPPIEGLESAEPLTNETIWTLTERPESLAVIGAGAVGLELAQALARLGVEVTILESAPRILPQEDPEVSRRLRGAFEAEGVKIFTNAEISNVECREEGKVVHFVDRETGNSYQAVRDELLVAAGRRANVDGLNLEAVGIVADSREGIPVDAYLQTSARTIYAIGDVIGRNQWTHAAEREAAVVFQNAVLGLPKRYDETVIPRTTFTDPEVASVGRTTGFEDSETVRTIQVEYAELDRARIEGRTQGFAKAAITPSGKILGATILGDSAALVLQEFVLAMEQGLTLHHLLNTIHAYPTHAGLVRALATKFASTRLEHGLTRAALRLIYGYEPPDIASPQAEPHGERPVAPTGNASQ; encoded by the coding sequence ATGTACGACCTTGTGGTCCTCGGGGGTGGTTCGGGAGGGTTGAATGTTGCGGGAGCCGCGGCGGCGGTTGGCGCGAAGGTGGCGCTGATTGAGGCGAACCGGCTCGGGGGTGAGTGTACGTTTACGGCGTGCGTCCCGAGTAAAGCCTTGATCCATGCGGCGGATCTGGCCCGTCGAATCCGTCTGGCCTCGCGTTACGGAATCACGGCTGGCGCTCCGGAAATCGACTTCGGCAGCGTGATGGATCGCGTGCGATCGGTCGTCTCCTCCTTTTCGGCATCGGACGTTGATGCCATGCGGGCTCGAGGCGTCGAGGTCATCTTCGGCCGAGCACGGTTCGACGCGTACGACACCGTGCTGGTTGGTGAGACCCGACGCATCCACGGTCGAGCGTTTGTGATCGCTACCGGCTCCCGTCCGGCGATGCCCCCGATTGAGGGACTCGAATCGGCCGAACCGCTGACGAACGAAACGATCTGGACGTTGACGGAACGGCCTGAATCCCTCGCGGTGATTGGTGCGGGGGCGGTGGGGCTCGAGCTGGCTCAGGCCCTGGCTCGTCTTGGCGTGGAGGTCACGATTCTCGAATCGGCGCCGCGAATCCTGCCCCAGGAAGATCCCGAAGTGAGCCGTCGGCTTCGGGGGGCGTTTGAAGCGGAAGGCGTCAAAATTTTTACTAATGCCGAAATCTCGAATGTTGAGTGTCGAGAGGAAGGCAAGGTGGTTCATTTCGTTGACCGAGAAACCGGTAACAGCTACCAGGCGGTGAGGGATGAGCTGCTCGTGGCGGCTGGACGCCGAGCAAATGTGGACGGCCTGAATCTGGAAGCCGTCGGGATCGTCGCCGACTCAAGAGAGGGGATTCCGGTCGACGCGTATCTCCAGACCTCTGCTCGAACGATTTACGCGATCGGTGATGTAATCGGTCGGAATCAGTGGACCCACGCTGCCGAGCGGGAGGCGGCCGTGGTGTTCCAAAACGCCGTTCTCGGCCTCCCGAAACGGTACGATGAAACGGTCATCCCGCGAACGACCTTCACCGATCCGGAGGTGGCCTCGGTGGGTCGGACCACTGGCTTCGAAGACTCGGAAACCGTTCGGACAATCCAGGTCGAATATGCGGAACTTGATCGGGCCCGGATCGAGGGACGCACCCAGGGGTTCGCCAAGGCTGCCATTACACCATCGGGCAAGATTCTTGGCGCCACGATTCTGGGAGACAGCGCTGCGCTTGTCTTACAAGAGTTTGTCCTGGCAATGGAACAAGGACTCACGCTCCATCATCTTCTCAACACGATTCATGCGTATCCGACTCACGCCGGACTTGTTCGAGCGTTGGCGACCAAGTTTGCCTCGACACGTTTGGAACATGGGTTGACCCGAGCGGCCCTGCGGCTGATTTATGGGTATGAACCTCCGGACATCGCGTCGCCTCAAGCGGAACCGCATGGAGAAAGGCCAGTGGCACCGACGGGAAATGCTTCACAATGA